A DNA window from Phragmites australis chromosome 11, lpPhrAust1.1, whole genome shotgun sequence contains the following coding sequences:
- the LOC133884272 gene encoding squamosa promoter-binding-like protein 9 isoform X1 has product MDASDSGAADAGEPVWDWGNLLDFVVQDDDSLVLPWDDAAGIGVADPTEAAATLLPTPPPQPVEVEPGPALPPPPPLRVQGIGRRVRKRDPRLVCPNYLAGRVPCACPEVDEMAAAAEVEDVATELLAGARKKSRAGNRGAVAGPGGAGVRGGGAGGASRAAAAEMRCQVPGCEADIRELKGYHRRHRVCLRCAHAAAVMLDGVQKRYCQQCGKFHILLDFDEDKRSCRRKLERHNRRRRRKPVSKGTLEKEIDEQLELSADISGDGEFREENMEGTTSEMLETVLSNKVLDRETPVGSEDILSSPTCTLPNLHTDQSKSVVTFAASVEACIGAKQENAKLANSPIHDTKSAYSSSCPTGRISFKLHDWNPAEFPRRLRHQIFEWLASMPVELEGYIRPGCTILTVFIAMPQHMWDKLSDDTVNLIRNFVNSPNSLLLGKGAFFIHVNNMKFQVLKDGATLMSTRLEAQAPRIHYVHPTWFEAGKPVELLLCGSSLDQPKLRSFLSFDGDYLKHDCCRLTSHDTFGCVENGGLILDSQHEIFRINVTQSRLDSHGPAFVEVENMFGLSNFVPILFGSKQLCSELERIQDALCGWSYKNDCVFGAFPGASSDPCERRKLQNAAMSGFLTDIGWLIRKPTPEEFKNVLSLTNMQRWICMLKFLIQNDFINVLEIIVKSVDNIIGSEILSNLERGRLEDHVTEFFGYVSHVRNIVDHRAKHDEKTQLETRWISDNFPNQPSLDTSVPLAKENTAPGGYQDLHSTNAACDEKVTAPLVTKDASRRQCCQPDMNTRWLKPSLVITFPRSATRMQLLTTVVVAAVLCFTACVVLFHPHRVGVLAAPVKRLD; this is encoded by the exons ATGGACGCCTCCGATTCGGGCGCGGCGGATGCCGGCGAGCCCGTCTGGGACTGGGGCAACCTCCTCGACTTCGTCGTCCAGGACGACGACTCCCTGGTCCTCCCTTGGGACGACGCCGCCGGGATCGGAGTAGCCGACCCCACCGAGGCAGCTGCGACGCTGCTACCgaccccgccgccgcagcctgTAGAGGTGGAGCCGGGGccggcgctgccgccgccgccgccccttcgGGTTCAGGGGATCGGGCGCCGCGTGAGGAAGCGCGACCCGCGGCTGGTGTGCCCGAACTACCTGGCGGGGAGGGTGCCGTGCGCGTGCCCCGAGGTGGACGAGATGGCGGCCGCCGCGGAGGTGGAGGACGTGGCCACGGAGTTGCTAGCAGGCGCAAGGAAGAAGTCGAGGGCTGGCAACCGCGGCGCCGTAGCGGGACCCGGTGGTGCTGGCGTACGAGGGGGAGGTGCAGGAGGAGCCAGCCGTGCGGCCGCAGCAGAGATGAGGTGCCAAGTGCCTGGGTGTGAGGCGGACATACGGGAGCTGAAGGGGTACCACCGCCGGCACCGGGTGTGTCTGCGTTGCGCGCACGCTGCTGCGGTCATGCTCGATGGCGTCCAGAAGCGCTACTGCCAGCAGTGCGGCAA GTTCCATATATTGCTAGATTTTGATGAGGATAAAAGGAGTTGTAGAAGAAAGTTGGAGcggcacaacagaagaagacGAAGGAAACCTGTTTCCAAAGGAACATTGGAGAAGGAGATAGATGAACAATTAGAGCTGTCAGCAGATATTAGCGGCGATGGTGAATTTAGGGAAG AGAACATGGAAGGAACAACTAGTGAGATGCTTGAGACTGTTCTCAGTAACAAGGTTTTGGACAGAGAAACACCTGTAGGATCTGAAGATATCCTTAGTTCACCAACCTGTACACTACCCAATTTGCACACTGACCAAAGTAAAAGTGTAGTGACTTTCGCAGCTTCTGTTGAAGCCTGCATTGGTGCAAAGCAGGAAAATGCGAAACTTGCCAATTCTCCGATTCATGACACCAAGAGTGCTTATTCATCTTCG TGTCCAACAGGACGCATTTCATTCAAGTTGCATGACTGGAACCCTGCAGAATTTCCTCGACGCCTACGACACCAA ATATTTGAGTGGCTGGCTAGTATGCCTGTTGAACTGGAGGGCTACATTCGCCCAGGTTGTACTATTTTAACTGTATTTATTGCAATGCCACAACATATGTGGGACAAG TTATCAGATGACACAGTAAATCTTATCAGAAACTTTGTGAATTCTCCTAACAGTCTTCTGTTGGGTAAAGGGGCCTTCTTCATTCATGTCAATAACATGAAATTTCAAGTATTGAAAG ATGGAGCAACATTGATGAGTACCAGATTAGAGGCACAAGCCCCAAGGATCCATTATGTTCATCCAACATGGTTTGAAGCAGGGAAGCCTGTTGAACTCCTCCTTTGTGGAAGTTCTCTTGACCAACCTAAATTGAG GTCATTTCTGTCATTTGATGGGGACTATTTGAAGCATGATTGTTGCCGTTTAACATCTCATGATACCTTTGGTTGTGTTGAAAATGGTGGCCTTATACTTGATTCTCAACATGAAATTTTCCGGATAAACGTCACTCAATCAAGACTGGATTCTCATGGACCTGCATTTGTGGAA GTAGAAAACATGTTTGGACTATCCAACTTTGTTCCTATTCTTTTCGGTAGCAAGCAGCTATGTTCTGAACTAGAGAGGATACAGGATGCTCTTTGTGGATGGTCTTATAAGAACGACTGTGTATTTGGAGCGTTCCCTGGTGCTTCTTCTGACCCTTGTGAGCGTCGGAAACTTCAAAATGCTGCTATGTCTGGATTCCTGACAGACATTGGATGGCTTATAAGAAAGCCTACTCCTGAAGAATTTAAAAATGTACTGAGTTTAACAAATATGCAGAGATGGATATGCATGTTGAAGTTCTTGATCCAGAACGATTTTATCAATGTTTTGGAAATAATTGTGAAGTCAGTGGACAACATCATAGGCTCTGAAATTCTTTCTAACTTGGAAAGGGGGAGATTGGAAGATCATGTTACTGAATTTTTTGGATATGTAAGCCATGTTCGAAACATTGTTGATCATAGAGCTAAGCATGACGAGAAAACACAGCTTGAAACAAGATGGATTAGTGATAATTTTCCAAATCAGCCAAGCTTGGACACTTCTGTGCCACTTGCTAAAGAA aatACTGCTCCTGGTGGCTATCAGGATTTGCACTCGACTAATGCAGCTTGTGATGAGAAAGTAACTGCGCCACTTGTGACTAAAGATGCCTCACGCAGGCAATGCTGCCAACCTGATATGAACACTAGGTGGCTTAAACCCTCGCTGGTTATTACTTTTCCACGGAGTGCCACGAGAATGCAACTTCTAACAACTGTGGTAGTTGCTGCTGTGttgtgtttcaccgcttgtgTTGTCCTTTTCCACCCGCACAGAGTAGGTGTTCTTGCAGCTCCAGTAAAGAGGTTAGattag
- the LOC133884272 gene encoding squamosa promoter-binding-like protein 9 isoform X2: MDASDSGAADAGEPVWDWGNLLDFVVQDDDSLVLPWDDAAGIGVADPTEAAATLLPTPPPQPVEVEPGPALPPPPPLRVQGIGRRVRKRDPRLVCPNYLAGRVPCACPEVDEMAAAAEVEDVATELLAGARKKSRAGNRGAVAGPGGAGVRGGGAGGASRAAAAEMRCQVPGCEADIRELKGYHRRHRVCLRCAHAAAVMLDGVQKRYCQQCGKFHILLDFDEDKRSCRRKLERHNRRRRRKPVSKGTLEKEIDEQLELSADISGDGEFREENMEGTTSEMLETVLSNKVLDRETPVGSEDILSSPTCTLPNLHTDQSKSVVTFAASVEACIGAKQENAKLANSPIHDTKSAYSSSCPTGRISFKLHDWNPAEFPRRLRHQIFEWLASMPVELEGYIRPGCTILTVFIAMPQHMWDKLSDDTVNLIRNFVNSPNSLLLGKGAFFIHVNNMKFQVLKDGATLMSTRLEAQAPRIHYVHPTWFEAGKPVELLLCGSSLDQPKLRSFLSFDGDYLKHDCCRLTSHDTFGCVENGGLILDSQHEIFRINVTQSRLDSHGPAFVEVISLGNSFMTWGLGVRLIPSAHSNIGRRIQD; this comes from the exons ATGGACGCCTCCGATTCGGGCGCGGCGGATGCCGGCGAGCCCGTCTGGGACTGGGGCAACCTCCTCGACTTCGTCGTCCAGGACGACGACTCCCTGGTCCTCCCTTGGGACGACGCCGCCGGGATCGGAGTAGCCGACCCCACCGAGGCAGCTGCGACGCTGCTACCgaccccgccgccgcagcctgTAGAGGTGGAGCCGGGGccggcgctgccgccgccgccgccccttcgGGTTCAGGGGATCGGGCGCCGCGTGAGGAAGCGCGACCCGCGGCTGGTGTGCCCGAACTACCTGGCGGGGAGGGTGCCGTGCGCGTGCCCCGAGGTGGACGAGATGGCGGCCGCCGCGGAGGTGGAGGACGTGGCCACGGAGTTGCTAGCAGGCGCAAGGAAGAAGTCGAGGGCTGGCAACCGCGGCGCCGTAGCGGGACCCGGTGGTGCTGGCGTACGAGGGGGAGGTGCAGGAGGAGCCAGCCGTGCGGCCGCAGCAGAGATGAGGTGCCAAGTGCCTGGGTGTGAGGCGGACATACGGGAGCTGAAGGGGTACCACCGCCGGCACCGGGTGTGTCTGCGTTGCGCGCACGCTGCTGCGGTCATGCTCGATGGCGTCCAGAAGCGCTACTGCCAGCAGTGCGGCAA GTTCCATATATTGCTAGATTTTGATGAGGATAAAAGGAGTTGTAGAAGAAAGTTGGAGcggcacaacagaagaagacGAAGGAAACCTGTTTCCAAAGGAACATTGGAGAAGGAGATAGATGAACAATTAGAGCTGTCAGCAGATATTAGCGGCGATGGTGAATTTAGGGAAG AGAACATGGAAGGAACAACTAGTGAGATGCTTGAGACTGTTCTCAGTAACAAGGTTTTGGACAGAGAAACACCTGTAGGATCTGAAGATATCCTTAGTTCACCAACCTGTACACTACCCAATTTGCACACTGACCAAAGTAAAAGTGTAGTGACTTTCGCAGCTTCTGTTGAAGCCTGCATTGGTGCAAAGCAGGAAAATGCGAAACTTGCCAATTCTCCGATTCATGACACCAAGAGTGCTTATTCATCTTCG TGTCCAACAGGACGCATTTCATTCAAGTTGCATGACTGGAACCCTGCAGAATTTCCTCGACGCCTACGACACCAA ATATTTGAGTGGCTGGCTAGTATGCCTGTTGAACTGGAGGGCTACATTCGCCCAGGTTGTACTATTTTAACTGTATTTATTGCAATGCCACAACATATGTGGGACAAG TTATCAGATGACACAGTAAATCTTATCAGAAACTTTGTGAATTCTCCTAACAGTCTTCTGTTGGGTAAAGGGGCCTTCTTCATTCATGTCAATAACATGAAATTTCAAGTATTGAAAG ATGGAGCAACATTGATGAGTACCAGATTAGAGGCACAAGCCCCAAGGATCCATTATGTTCATCCAACATGGTTTGAAGCAGGGAAGCCTGTTGAACTCCTCCTTTGTGGAAGTTCTCTTGACCAACCTAAATTGAG GTCATTTCTGTCATTTGATGGGGACTATTTGAAGCATGATTGTTGCCGTTTAACATCTCATGATACCTTTGGTTGTGTTGAAAATGGTGGCCTTATACTTGATTCTCAACATGAAATTTTCCGGATAAACGTCACTCAATCAAGACTGGATTCTCATGGACCTGCATTTGTGGAA GTTATTTCATTGGGAAATTCGTTTATGACCTGGGGTCTAGGCGTCCGCCTTATCCCATCTGCACATTCAAACATCGGGAGAAGGATACAAGACTAG